CCGTCGGTGATGAGGCCGCCGCCGCCGTTGGAGTCGCGGTGCTCCAGCTCGCCGTCCATCATGTAAGTGACGGTCTCGAAGCCGCGGTGCGGGTGGTCCGGCGCGCCCTTCGCCTCTCCGGGGGAGTACTCCACCGCGCCCAGGTGGTCCAGCATCAGAAACGGGTCCGTGAGGCGCAGGTCCAGGCCGGAGAAGGCGCGGCGGACCTCGAAGCCCTCACCCTCAAGCATCCTGGGCGCGGTAACGACGGTCACTACGGGACGGTCCACGGCGTCCTCATGCGGTCGCGGCATGACGCGGGGGAGGGTAAGGATGTTGTCTGGGCGTACGGCTGGCATGTGTGCCTCGCTTGGCGTTGCATTTGGTTGTACACGCAATTAGATGCGCGGTTGGTTATGGAGATTTTACCCTAAAGAAGGAAGATCAAGCGCCGAGGGCGCAGAGCGGAGACGCAGAGAAACGCAAAGTTAAGACAAGGGTGGGGCCGTGTTGTGGTAGCACGGGCATTCGTAGGGGCGTTCTATGAACGCCCTCGTTGACGTGGAATTCGGTTGATGGAACCGCAATAGTAACCAACATGGGCGTTCATAGAACGCCCCTACGTTACATTATCCTCTACCTTTCTCTGCGTCATCGCCTCTGCGTCCTCTGCGCTTAATCTCCTATCCCTTAATCACCCCGAGCGGCCGTAGCCGGGCCACGTGCTTGCAGAGGCCTGCGCCGGCGGAGACGCGGACGACATCTTCCACGTCCTTGTACGCGGCGGGGGCTTCCTCCGCGAGGGACTCCCAGCTATTGGCCTGTGCGATGATGCCCTGGTCCTCCAGCTCCTTGCGGATGTCGCGGCCCTTGAGGAGCTTCTTGGCCTGCGTGCGGCTCTCCAGGCGGCCGGCGCCGTGGCAGGTGGAGCCGAAGGTGAGGCCCATCGCGCGAGGGTCGCCGACGGCGACGAACGAGTAGCGGCCCATGTCTCCGGGGATGAAGACGGGCTGGCCCACCTTGCGATACTTTTCCGGGATGTCCGGGTGGCCGGCTGGGAAGGAGCGCGTCGCGCCCTTGCGGTGGACGCAGAGCTTCGTGAGCTTGCCTTCCACCATGTGCTTCTCAATCTTCGCCATGTTGTGGCTGACGTCGTAGACCTGGCGCATCCCCATCTCTATCCACGACTTGCCGAAGACCTGCTCGAACGACGTGCGCGCCCAGTGGGCGATGCACTGGCGGTTGGCCCAGGCGAAGTTGGCGGAGGCGTTCATCGCGCGCAGGTACTCCTGGCCCTCCGGCGAGGTCACCGGCGCGGAGGCGAGCTGTCGGTCAGGGATCTCGATCTTGTAGCGCTTCGTCGCCGCCTCCAGGACGCGGAGGGAGTCCGTGCACACCTGGTGGCCGAGGCCGCGCGAGCCGGTGTGGATGAGGACCGTGACCTGACTCTTCTCGTGGATGCCCATCGCAGCGGCGGCCGTCTTGTCGAAGACCTCGTCCACGGCCTGCACCTCAAGGAAGTGGTTGCCGGAGCCGAGAGTGCCGAGCTGCGGGCCGCCACGCTCCTTGGGGCGGTCGCCCACGGCCTCAGGGTCGGCGTGGCCCATCGCGCCGCGCTCCTCGGTGACTTCGATATCCGCAGGGTCGCCGTAGCCCTGCGAGACGGCCCACGACGCGCCCTGGTTGAGGATGCGGTCGATCTCCCGGATACTCAGCTTCAGCTTGCCCTTGCCGCCGACGCCGGTGTCTATCTCCCGGTAGAGGACGTTCACCAGCTCCCGGAGCCTGGGGCGCACCTCGTCCTCGGTCAGGTCCGTGCGGAGGAGGCGGACGCCGCAGTTGATGTCGAAACCGACGCCGCCGGGGGAGACGACGCCGTCGCCGTCTGCGAGGGTGGCCGCGACGCCGCCGATGGGGAAGCCGTAGCCCCAGTGAATGTCCGGCATCGCCATCGAGTGGCCGACGATCCCCGGCAGGCACGCGACGTTCGCCACCTGGTCGATGGACGGGTCCTCCTTCATGACCTCCAGCAGCTTGTCGTCCGCGAAGATCATGCCGGGGACGCGCATGCCGGGCTTGTAGGTCCTGGGCAGGAGCCAGCGGTTCTCGTCGATGCGGGTAAGGACGTTTTTCCAGTTCATAAGAACAGGTTAACATATTCGCTACACAGCCCTGATAGACTCCCTTATGCCGTTGTGCTATTCTGCCTTAGGCCATGCGCTCCATGCGCGGGCCTTTTGCGGACTACACGCCTCACAGGAGCGAACTTCTTAATGGAACGCCCGATTTTCAAGCCGGTCGGCACGCCGGTAGAGCAGCTGGATACGCCGAGCCTCATCGTTAATATTGAGGCTCTCGAGAGCAACATTGCCGCCATGGCCGGCTTCTTCAAGGACAAAAAGGCGAAGCTCCGTCCCCACATTGAGGTGCACCGCACGCCCGCCATCGCCCACAAGCAGCTTGCCGCGGGCGGCACCGTGGGCGGCATAGCCGTCTCCACCGTGGGGCAGGGCGAAGTATTCGCACAGAGCGGCTTTACAGACGTCTTCGTCGGAAACGTGATCGTAACCGGGCCCAAGATCGCCCGCCTTTGCGCCCTCGCCAGGCAGGCGAAAGTAACCGTGGCGGTCGACAGCCTCAAAAACGTCGGAGACCTTTCGGAGGCCGCTGTAGCCAACGGGGTGATGCTCAATGTGGTCGTCTATGTCCACACGCGCGTTAACTTGCTCGGCGTGGAGCCCGGCAAGCCTGCCGTGGACCTCGCGAGGGCCATTAAGAGCGCCCCTGGCCTAAACTTTGCGGGCCTGATGTCCTACGAGGGCCGAATCCTCCCGGAGAACGGCAACGACCCCGTTGCCGAGTCAAAGAAGTGGGCGCAGGTGGTCCTGGATACACGGCAGGACATCGAAAAGGCGGGAATCAAGGTAGATGTCGTTAGCCTGGGCAACACCTCCAACTACCAGACGGTCGCCGCCATGCCAGGCGTGACGGAGGTCCCCGCCGGAACGTATGCCCTGATGGACGCCCGCTATGCCGGCAAGGTGCCGCAGTTCAAGTCCGCCGCCAAGGTGCTCTGCACCGTGACGAGCCTGCCCGAACCCGGCCTGATTATCACCGACGGCGGCCAGAAGACCATCGGCGCGGACACGGGGCTCCCGGCGATCGACAACGTTCCCACCTACCGCGTGAAGGGCCTCAGCGCCGAGCACGGCAGCATCTTCGCCGACCACGCCGTCACCGCCAAATTCAAGCTCGGCGACAAGGTATGGGTCACCCCGTTCGACATGGGGACCTGCGCCAATTTGCACGACTATATCTTTGCCGCGCGTAACGGGAAACTTGAGGCCGTTTGGAATGTGCAGGCGCGCGGCCACTACAGGTAAGACCGTTCCCGCGGGGGAGTCTAGATGAACGCCCCCTTTTGAATCCGCATACGCAACGGAGAGCACAATGCCCGCAGAGTACAGGCCCGCAATCGGCACACCGGTATCCCATCTCGACACACCTTGCCTGGTGGTCGACCTGGACGCATTCGAGCACAACCTGAACATCATCGCGGACACGTACCGCGACAGCGTCTGCAAGATGCGCCAGCACACCAAGAACATCAAGAGCCCCGCGCTGGCCCACAAGCAGATCCGCGCCGGCGGCACGCTGAACGGCGTGTGCACCGCCAAGGTCTCGGAGGCTGAGGTAATGGTGCAGGGCGGTGTGCATGATATTCTGATCCCGAACAACGTCGTCACCCGTGAGAAGATCGCCCGCCTCTGCGCCCTGGCAAAGGAGGGCGACATGAAAGTCTGCGTGGACAACACCGAGAACGTGCGCACGATCTCGGACGTGGCTGAGGAGTGGGGCGTAAAGATCGGCGTGCTGATCGAGGTGGACACGTCCATGGGGCGCGGCGGCATTCGCAACGTGGCGCAAGGCGTGGAGATTGCGAAGCTCGCTTCCAAACTGCCTGGCGTTGCGTTCAAGGGCGTGATGAGCCACCAGAGCGTCCAGGGGAAGCCGGACCGCGAGACACGCGTCATCGAGGCGCACAAGTGGATCAAGAAGGTGATGGTCGTCAAGGACGCCATCGAGGCGGAGGGCATTCCCGTCGAGATGGTCTCCAGCGGAGAGACCTTCTGCTACGACATATGCACGGAGATACCGGGCGTGACGGAGGTTGAGGGCGGGACGTACGCCCTGATGTCCACCGGCTTCAGCTACATGACGGAGTTCAAGATCGCCGGCAAGGTCATGGGCACGATCGTCAGCACGCCGCGCCCCGGCGTGGCCATCGGCGACGTCGGCGTGCACGCCATGGCCGGCCCCAGCGGCATGGTCCCCACCGTGGACGGCCTCCCCGTGGTTACCGTAGAGTCGATCCACGACGACCACATCGTCCTCAAGACGGACGGCAAGACCCAGCTTGTCATCGGCGACAAGTTCATGCTGCTGCCGGCCCACCAGGACATGCTTGTCAACCGCTGGGACCAGTTCATCGCCTTCCGGAACGGCAAAGTGGAAGAGGTCTGGGACATCCCCGGCCGCGGCTGCTTCCACTAGGGAGTGCAGGGGCGGGAGGTGTCGCCGCTCCGAGCGACAGATTGGGTGGCGGCCCTTTTCTTTCTCCCCCTTTGATGGGGGAGATGTCAGCTCTTTGGCTGACAGAGAGGGTGATCGGGGAGGTGGTGTGGCGGGGGTGTCTCGGATTTCGTAGGGGCAATCCCACCGTGGTTGCCCCGGCTGTTGGATCGATGACCCAGGCTGTTGGGCCGATCCCCGCCCCGGGTAGGCACAGTGGCCTACCCCTACGTTCGGCAGCGAGCGGGAGCCAAGGCATTGAGCCGAACAGCCGCCCTCACCGGTCCGCAAAGCCGGACTCTCCCGCGGAGCCGGGAGAGGAACTATGCAAGCAGCAGAACAGCCAGCACCCTCACCAGCCGCCGCGAGTCTGCCTTCACTAGGGACTCGCTATGCGCTGAACATCGGTCTCCTGGAATGCTTCAATGTCCGCGAAGGCGGACATCCGGCGAGAGATTCGCGACAGCGAACCGCCGCCCTCAGCGGCGAATTTATTCGGCCAGGTTCTCGTTGTGCTGACGTCCTTGTTCGCCGAGGCCCGAGCCCTGGGTGGACGCGGTGCTTTGCCCGCGCCGCCCGCGCCTCTAGTGGAAGTACCGCCCCGAGTCCACCACGATGTTCTGGCCCGTCACGCTGTCCGTCTTGCAGAATTCCACCACGAGTGACGCCACGTCGTCCTTTTCAGCGGGGCGCTTGAGTAGCGACGACTCGATGGAGCGCTTCTGCGCCTCAGGCGGGAGGTTGCCGGTCATGCGCGTCTCCGTCATGTAGCCGGGGGAGACGCAGTTCACCAGCACGTCGGGCGCCAGGCTGACGGACATGCACCGCGTGAGGTGGTTCAGCGCGGCCTTGGATACGGCGTAGGCGATTGACGAGCCGGAGGGGTAGAAGCCGGCGACGGACGACACGTTGACGATGCGCCCGGACTTCTGCTTCTTCATGTGCGGCGCGACGGCCTTGGTGCACAGGAACGGTCCCGTCACGTTGGTCGTCTGTATCTTGTTCCAGTCGTCCAGAGTCAGCGCGTCGAGGTCCGTGAACGGGATCCACTTGTTGTACGCGGCGTCATTGACCAGGATGTCAACCTTGCCGAGCCTTTTGACCACCGCCGCCACCATGGCGTTCACCTGCGCCTGGTCGGTCACGTCGCACTGGAACGCCTCGGCCCTGACGCCCTTCTGCGCCAGATCCTTTGCGAAGACCGTAGCGGCGTCCTTGCTGGTCGCGTAGACCACTGCAATATCCGCGCCCTGCTCGGCCAGCGCCAGGCAGATGCGCTTGCCCAGGCCGCCGCTCCCTCCCGTGACGACGGCGACCGTACCCTTCAGCTCC
The nucleotide sequence above comes from SAR202 cluster bacterium. Encoded proteins:
- a CDS encoding RtcB family protein, which codes for MNWKNVLTRIDENRWLLPRTYKPGMRVPGMIFADDKLLEVMKEDPSIDQVANVACLPGIVGHSMAMPDIHWGYGFPIGGVAATLADGDGVVSPGGVGFDINCGVRLLRTDLTEDEVRPRLRELVNVLYREIDTGVGGKGKLKLSIREIDRILNQGASWAVSQGYGDPADIEVTEERGAMGHADPEAVGDRPKERGGPQLGTLGSGNHFLEVQAVDEVFDKTAAAAMGIHEKSQVTVLIHTGSRGLGHQVCTDSLRVLEAATKRYKIEIPDRQLASAPVTSPEGQEYLRAMNASANFAWANRQCIAHWARTSFEQVFGKSWIEMGMRQVYDVSHNMAKIEKHMVEGKLTKLCVHRKGATRSFPAGHPDIPEKYRKVGQPVFIPGDMGRYSFVAVGDPRAMGLTFGSTCHGAGRLESRTQAKKLLKGRDIRKELEDQGIIAQANSWESLAEEAPAAYKDVEDVVRVSAGAGLCKHVARLRPLGVIKG
- a CDS encoding DSD1 family PLP-dependent enzyme; translated protein: MERPIFKPVGTPVEQLDTPSLIVNIEALESNIAAMAGFFKDKKAKLRPHIEVHRTPAIAHKQLAAGGTVGGIAVSTVGQGEVFAQSGFTDVFVGNVIVTGPKIARLCALARQAKVTVAVDSLKNVGDLSEAAVANGVMLNVVVYVHTRVNLLGVEPGKPAVDLARAIKSAPGLNFAGLMSYEGRILPENGNDPVAESKKWAQVVLDTRQDIEKAGIKVDVVSLGNTSNYQTVAAMPGVTEVPAGTYALMDARYAGKVPQFKSAAKVLCTVTSLPEPGLIITDGGQKTIGADTGLPAIDNVPTYRVKGLSAEHGSIFADHAVTAKFKLGDKVWVTPFDMGTCANLHDYIFAARNGKLEAVWNVQARGHYR
- a CDS encoding SDR family oxidoreductase, encoding MELKGTVAVVTGGSGGLGKRICLALAEQGADIAVVYATSKDAATVFAKDLAQKGVRAEAFQCDVTDQAQVNAMVAAVVKRLGKVDILVNDAAYNKWIPFTDLDALTLDDWNKIQTTNVTGPFLCTKAVAPHMKKQKSGRIVNVSSVAGFYPSGSSIAYAVSKAALNHLTRCMSVSLAPDVLVNCVSPGYMTETRMTGNLPPEAQKRSIESSLLKRPAEKDDVASLVVEFCKTDSVTGQNIVVDSGRYFH